Sequence from the Streptomyces puniciscabiei genome:
TCGGCGACGACGAGGACCCGTACGGGCTGGTGCGGCGGTTGACGGACCGGTTGCCGGCGGGCAGTCACCTGGTGCTGTCGCACACCGTCACCCATCCGGCGATGCCGGACGTGGACGAGGCGGTGAAGTTCTGGAACGAGCACGGCACCCCGAAGCTGACCCAGCGCACTCCAGAGGACGTGACCCGGTTCTTCGACGGCCTGGAGCTGCTGGAGCCCGGCGTGGTGTCCTGCTCGCGCTGGCGCCCGGATGACGACCACGCGGGCGAGCCGGAGGAGGTCGCGATGTTCGGCGGGGTGGCCCGCAAGAACTGAGCGCGGGCCGAAAGGATTCGGGAGACACCGAGCCCTTCGGAGGGGGATCCCGGCTGCGCTGAGCCGGGCGGTGGCGGATTCTGCCCACGCTGAACCGGAGGGCGGCGAATCCCGGCCGCGCTGAGCCGGACGGCGGCGGAACCTGCCCACGCTGAACCGGACGACGGCGGATCCCGACCGCATTGAGCCCAGCGGTGAGAAATCCTGCCCACGCTGAGCCGGACGGCGGCGAATCCCGCCCGCGCTGAATCCCCCGGCGGTGGCGGATCCCGGCCACGCTGAGCCCAGCGGTGAGAAATCCTGCCCGCGCTGAGCCTGACCGGGAGCCATTCCGCAACCGATCGGCGCAGGCGGGAGGGAGCCTGCAGGCGCTCACCTCAGGCGGGAGCGTGTTTCTTACGCTCAGAGCGGCCGGAACGCAACCGGCAAACGCTCACCGCGGCGGAAACCGAGCCGGCCATCGCTCGACACGGGCGGAAAAAAGCCCTCCATCGCACAGCACAGGCGGCAGGGAGCCGGCCATCCCCCCCGGCAAGCGGAAGGGAGCCGTCGAGAGCCGAGCCTGGTGGAAAGGCCACCGCGAAATCCGAGCGCGGCACAAGCGACCCCACGAAGTCCGAGCACGGTACAAAGGACCCCGCGAAATCCGAGCGCGGCACAAGCGACCCCACGAAGTCCGAGCACGGTATAAAGGACCCCGCGAAATCCGAGCGCGGTACAAGGGACCCCGCGAGAGCCGCGTGAAAAGCCGGGCGCGGCGCGATGGGCCCCGTGGAAGCCGGGTCCGGCCGCCCGGAATCCCCGCTGTCGGTGAACGCCCGGGCCGTGGCCCGCGTATGGAGGTGCGGGCCCTCGACGATCCGAGGGTCCCGCGCCGCCGGCACGGGCGGCGCGCGTCCGGTTCGGCTTCGGGAGCCCTGCATGCGGCACGCACGACGACGGATCGTCAGGCGGGTGACACGTCTGGCGGCGGTCGGCGGACTCCTCCTGGGCGGCGCGATGGTCGCCCAGGCGGCCATGGCGAGCGAGACACCTCCGGCGGCCGCCAGACCGCTCGCCGCGTCCGGCGCGTCCGGCGCCGGGGACACCGGGGCCGCGCTGGTGGCGCGGCTCGGCACGGCACGGACGGCCGGCGACTGGATCGGCGCCGACGGGCGGCCGGTCGTGGCGGTGACCGACGAGGCGGCGGCGCGCGAGGTGCGGCGCGCGGGCGCCGAGGCGAAGGTCGTGTCGCACAGCATGGACGAGCTGAAGTCGGCGACGGCGACGCTGCGTTCGGCGCCCCGCGTGCCGGGCACCGCGTGGGCGGTGGACTACCGGACCAACGGGGTCGTGGTCAGCGCGGACAGCACGGTGTCCGCGGGCGACTGGTCCCGGATGAGCCAAGTGGCGGCGAGGATAGGGAATTTCGTGCGGATGGAGCGCACGAAGGGCACGTTCACCACGCGGCTGAACGGCGCCCAGCCGATCCTGTCGACCGGCGGCCGCTGCTCGGCCGGGTTCAACGTGACCAACGGGCAGAGCGACTTCATCCTCACCGCCGGTCACTGCGGTCCCGCGGGGTCGACCTGGTTCGCCGACAACCAGGGGAACCAGCAGCTCGGCCGGACCGTGAGCAGCACTTTCCCCGGCAACGACTTCTCGCTCGTGCAGTACGCCTCCGGCAAGGCCGGTGACGGCGCCGACGTCGTCGCGATCGGCGGCGGTAACGGCGTGCGGATCACGGGGCTCGCCGACGCGGCCGTCGGGCAGCGGGTGTTCCGCAGCGGCAGCACCAGCGGACTGCACGACGGACAGGTCACCGCGCTGAACGCGACCGTCAACTACCCCGAAGGGACGGTCACCGGGCTCATCCAGACCAACGTGTGCGCCGAACCCGGAGACAGCGGCGGGCCGCTGTTCTCCGACGGGATCGCGCTCGGCGTGACCTCGGGCGGCAACGGTGACTGCACGACGGGCGGCACGACGTTCTTCCAGCCGGTGACGAAGGCGCTGACGGCGCTGAACGTCAAGCTGATCGTGTCGGCGCAGAACGCCGGTGGTGCCGCCGGCAGCGCGGCCCCCTCCCCCGCGCCGTCCGCCTCGGCGGCGCAGGGCGCGGTGGCACCGAGCGCGGCCTCGCCGGGGTCCGCGGCACCGGTGACGGGCACGCAGGGCCGGACGCTGCTGGCACGGCTGACGGACACCCGCAACATCGGTCCCGGGCTGCTGGTCATCGCGGGCAGTCTGATCGCACTGGTCGCGACCCGCTACATCAGGGCCGAACAGGATCGCAAGGCCTATCAGCGGTACTACTCGGCGACCTGGGGCTGAGGCGGGCGCCGGATCGAGGCAGGCGACGTACGAAGGGCACCCGTGCTTTCACGGGTGCCCTCAAGGTGCGGCGAGGTCCGCGCGAGGTCGGTCAGGCCGCCCGCTGCGACGGCGGGGTCGCGGCGGCCCACTCCATCACGAGGCGCTGGTACTCCGCGCGCTGCTCGGTGGTCAGTGT
This genomic interval carries:
- a CDS encoding S1 family peptidase, translating into MRHARRRIVRRVTRLAAVGGLLLGGAMVAQAAMASETPPAAARPLAASGASGAGDTGAALVARLGTARTAGDWIGADGRPVVAVTDEAAAREVRRAGAEAKVVSHSMDELKSATATLRSAPRVPGTAWAVDYRTNGVVVSADSTVSAGDWSRMSQVAARIGNFVRMERTKGTFTTRLNGAQPILSTGGRCSAGFNVTNGQSDFILTAGHCGPAGSTWFADNQGNQQLGRTVSSTFPGNDFSLVQYASGKAGDGADVVAIGGGNGVRITGLADAAVGQRVFRSGSTSGLHDGQVTALNATVNYPEGTVTGLIQTNVCAEPGDSGGPLFSDGIALGVTSGGNGDCTTGGTTFFQPVTKALTALNVKLIVSAQNAGGAAGSAAPSPAPSASAAQGAVAPSAASPGSAAPVTGTQGRTLLARLTDTRNIGPGLLVIAGSLIALVATRYIRAEQDRKAYQRYYSATWG